A stretch of Henckelia pumila isolate YLH828 chromosome 4, ASM3356847v2, whole genome shotgun sequence DNA encodes these proteins:
- the LOC140867074 gene encoding uncharacterized protein isoform X2, whose amino-acid sequence MFVGLVVVEGGKRLSKWSSLCFWVYFSRIFNHFVFGFPPYWKEYAEKCMGGHSNEMGNESQHEMDAERNSSKTKSSIIALPKKCDNVTGSSEDSTSVFSIAPAPAPDPDPDPDPAPAPAPAPAPAPAPAPAPFNVEKIFSSGNCTNGYHMTGDRSVNCSIKKASTPSQFEGHAIISLNGGILSACHLTKSRGTKSRVTPGSCTKLQRKQKNNQISNPISGGYRTRSKSALLSACEKVELESVNFEPMDKNNLHCGDSGFKEPKEISGTQNQAKDWRIAETKGSMDQTIDEGKRSQDHHGAADNEKEHVVANESSISEKDCMSKMKTRRKLAYETPGRCDGVLSGSSKSLSFSRSRSGRLLVPTLKFWCNERALYDGEGSITGILDEIVLEHSVNGKDGRPQKRRRLLT is encoded by the exons ATGTTTGTCGGATTGGTGGTTGTTGAAGGCGGAAAACGACTCTCAAAGTGGAGCTCTCTCTGTTTCTGGGTTTATTTTTCGAGA ATATTTAACCATTTTGTTTTTGGCTTTCCTCCTTACTGGAAGGAGTATGCTGAAAAGTGCATGG GTGGGCATAGCAATGAAATGGGTAATGAATCACAACACGAAATGGATGCTGAACGAAATAGCAGTAAAACTAAATCCTCAATCATTGCATTGCCCAAGAAGTGTGACAATGTAACTGGATCATCTGAGGACAGTACATCTGTCTTCTCCATCGCACCCGCACCCGCACCTGATCCTGATCCTGATCCTGATCCTGCACCTGCACCTGCACCTGCACCTGCACCTGCACCTGCACCTGCACCTGCACCTTTTAATGTTGAAAAGATATTTTCTTCTGGAAACTGCACTAACGGATATCACATGACAGGAGATAGGTCTGTAAATTGTTCCATTAAGAAGGCCTCAACACCCTCACAGTTTGAGGGGCATGCCATCATTTCACTGAATGGTGGAATTTTATCTGCTTGTCATTTAACTAAAAGTAGGGGCACTAAGAGTAGGGTAACTCCTGGGTCATGTACCAAACTGCAAAGGAAACAAAAAAACAATCAGATATCAAATCCGATATCAGGGGGTTACAGAACAAGATCAAAATCTGCTTTACTTTCAGCCTGTGAAAAAGTAGAATTAGAATCTGTTAATTTTGAGCCCATGGACAAAAATAACTTGCATTGTGGGGACAGTGGATTTAAAGAGCCTAAAGAAATATCAGGAACTCAAAACCAGGCCAAGGACTGGAGAATTGCTGAAACTAAAGGCAGCATGGATCAAACAATAGATGAAGGAAAAAGGTCCCAGGATCACCACGGTGCTGCAGATAATGAGAAGGAGCATGTTGTTGCAAATGAGAGTAGCATATCTGAGAAAGATTGCATGTCGAAGATGAAGACTAGAAGAAAATTAGCATAT GAAACTCCTGGAAGATGTGATGGAGTTCTTAGTGGTTCATCAAAATCTTTGAGTTTTAGCCGTTCTAGATCAG GAAGATTGCTGGTGCCTACCTTGAAATTTTGGTGCAACGAGAGGGCACTTTATGATGGG gaagGCAGCATCACTGGAATCCTGGATGAAATTGTCCTGGAACATTCCGTCAATG GGAAAGACGGTAGGCCTCAGAAAAGGAGAAGACTCCTCACCTAG
- the LOC140867074 gene encoding uncharacterized protein isoform X1, translating into MASTSTPDANKNCNTIPKSHFLKTVCLSDWWLLKAENDSQSGALSVSGFIFREQQRAMRVFSSAPILKSHDMFTLETTDGICVLIKGFINKARTLENGFPSDIFNHFVFGFPPYWKEYAEKCMGGHSNEMGNESQHEMDAERNSSKTKSSIIALPKKCDNVTGSSEDSTSVFSIAPAPAPDPDPDPDPAPAPAPAPAPAPAPAPAPFNVEKIFSSGNCTNGYHMTGDRSVNCSIKKASTPSQFEGHAIISLNGGILSACHLTKSRGTKSRVTPGSCTKLQRKQKNNQISNPISGGYRTRSKSALLSACEKVELESVNFEPMDKNNLHCGDSGFKEPKEISGTQNQAKDWRIAETKGSMDQTIDEGKRSQDHHGAADNEKEHVVANESSISEKDCMSKMKTRRKLAYETPGRCDGVLSGSSKSLSFSRSRSGRLLVPTLKFWCNERALYDGEGSITGILDEIVLEHSVNGKDGRPQKRRRLLT; encoded by the exons ATGGCTTCTACTTCAACTCCCGACGCAAACAAAAACTGCAACACCATTCCTAAATCTCACTTTCTGAAAACG GTATGTTTGTCGGATTGGTGGTTGTTGAAGGCGGAAAACGACTCTCAAAGTGGAGCTCTCTCTGTTTCTGGGTTTATTTTTCGAGA GCAACAACGAGCTATGAGAGTTTTTTCCTCTGCCCCTATACTTAAGAGCCATGATATGTTTACTTTGGAGACCACTGATGGGATATGTGTCCTAATCAAAGGCTTTATAAACAAAGCCCGCACATTAGAAAATGGCTTCCCTTCTGAT ATATTTAACCATTTTGTTTTTGGCTTTCCTCCTTACTGGAAGGAGTATGCTGAAAAGTGCATGG GTGGGCATAGCAATGAAATGGGTAATGAATCACAACACGAAATGGATGCTGAACGAAATAGCAGTAAAACTAAATCCTCAATCATTGCATTGCCCAAGAAGTGTGACAATGTAACTGGATCATCTGAGGACAGTACATCTGTCTTCTCCATCGCACCCGCACCCGCACCTGATCCTGATCCTGATCCTGATCCTGCACCTGCACCTGCACCTGCACCTGCACCTGCACCTGCACCTGCACCTGCACCTTTTAATGTTGAAAAGATATTTTCTTCTGGAAACTGCACTAACGGATATCACATGACAGGAGATAGGTCTGTAAATTGTTCCATTAAGAAGGCCTCAACACCCTCACAGTTTGAGGGGCATGCCATCATTTCACTGAATGGTGGAATTTTATCTGCTTGTCATTTAACTAAAAGTAGGGGCACTAAGAGTAGGGTAACTCCTGGGTCATGTACCAAACTGCAAAGGAAACAAAAAAACAATCAGATATCAAATCCGATATCAGGGGGTTACAGAACAAGATCAAAATCTGCTTTACTTTCAGCCTGTGAAAAAGTAGAATTAGAATCTGTTAATTTTGAGCCCATGGACAAAAATAACTTGCATTGTGGGGACAGTGGATTTAAAGAGCCTAAAGAAATATCAGGAACTCAAAACCAGGCCAAGGACTGGAGAATTGCTGAAACTAAAGGCAGCATGGATCAAACAATAGATGAAGGAAAAAGGTCCCAGGATCACCACGGTGCTGCAGATAATGAGAAGGAGCATGTTGTTGCAAATGAGAGTAGCATATCTGAGAAAGATTGCATGTCGAAGATGAAGACTAGAAGAAAATTAGCATAT GAAACTCCTGGAAGATGTGATGGAGTTCTTAGTGGTTCATCAAAATCTTTGAGTTTTAGCCGTTCTAGATCAG GAAGATTGCTGGTGCCTACCTTGAAATTTTGGTGCAACGAGAGGGCACTTTATGATGGG gaagGCAGCATCACTGGAATCCTGGATGAAATTGTCCTGGAACATTCCGTCAATG GGAAAGACGGTAGGCCTCAGAAAAGGAGAAGACTCCTCACCTAG